From the genome of Nicotiana sylvestris chromosome 2, ASM39365v2, whole genome shotgun sequence, one region includes:
- the LOC138885248 gene encoding uncharacterized protein has product MDPLKYIFQKPMPTGKLAKWLILLSEFDIVYVTQTVVKGQALADHLVENPMGEAYKLLKTYFHDKEVLFIGEDIIEAYDGWRMFFDGATNFRGVGIGAVLVSETGQHYLVSAKLRFLCTNNMAEYEACILGLNVAIDMNIQELLVIGNLDLLVHQRERPTKLYPRKSSQILSKIELFVDSVFPNPLSLIMPPISTVI; this is encoded by the exons atggaccctctaaagtacatattccagaaacccatgccgactggaaagttggccaagtggttgatactgttaagtgagttcgatatcgtctacgtaactcaaacggtggtcaaagggcaagcattggcagatcacctcgtTGAAAATCCGATGGGAGAAGCATACAAACTTTTGAAGACATATTTTCATGATAAAGAAGTATTAtttataggagaagacattatcgaagcatacgacggttggaggatgttctttgatggagctacgAATTTcagaggagtgggcattggagcagttttggtatcagaaacaggtcaacattatctagtatctgctaaactcagatttctctgcaccaacaacatggctgagtatgaagcttgcatactAGGTCTCAAcgtggcaatcgacatgaacattcaagagctgTTGGTGATCGGTAATTTAGATTTACTCGTGCATCAG agggaGCGTCCTACAAAGCTGTatccaagaaagtcatcgcagattttgtcaaagatcgaattgtttgtcgattcggtgTTCCCGAATCCATtgtcactgataatgccgccaatctcaacagtgatctaa